From the Euphorbia lathyris chromosome 6, ddEupLath1.1, whole genome shotgun sequence genome, one window contains:
- the LOC136232484 gene encoding uncharacterized protein, whose amino-acid sequence MLCASLTPLRFNPLTAPAASATRTMSAIHFDHRPIRCDHDPSWMRMRRTYFPGARNGTAVVSVSASASPLSANQMTMDSSRLNIYQEVVKSAREKFTCEISFQSKDKDISLAKALLYIAAEDEAFIAFNREKDARSFLNERRTASVPLDDKEWDCVEKMPLAGKNITEWLSELDILAREVEAELVSREIGCHLVEVLDAVNLVLFELRSFKRSPVVVDSKYSYLHTVLSTGCGSAILLSIIYIEVCRRLSLTIVGSRVGEDFLIWPQTENLEELFKVTSGHSLFAIVNGRCVEDPRSKASDLTSNSLLGLEIATKRDIIGISLANLIRLHWKRASRSNHGLMLTSPLRHVHNADDKHKTIHNSNVPLLRPQDLRLAIMASERLLILQPHNWALRRDLGMMLYYNREYGKAVQELSICMAFAPVEEAEVLEPFVEKLHLLRLESSWKSMGHAGHLTRP is encoded by the exons ATGTTGTGTGCATCACTTACCCCTTTGCGCTTTAATCCTCTGACGGCTCCTGCTGCTTCAGCAACAAGAACCATGTCAGCAATTCACTTCGATCATCGACCCATCAG GTGTGATCATGATCCAAGTTGGATGAGGATGAGAAGGACCTATTTCCCAGGGGCTAGGAATGGGACTGCTGTTGTTTCAGTTTCAGCTTCAGCTTCCCCTCTTTCTGCCAATCAGATGACAATGGATTCATCCCGCCTCAATATTTATCAGGAG GTGGTCAAGTCCGCGAGGGAGAAGTTCACGTGCGAGATCTCCTTTCAGTCTAAGGACAAAGATATCTCTCTTGCAAAG GCTTTGCTGTATATTGCAGCTGAAGATGAGGCATTTATTGCTTTTAATAGAGAGAAAGATGCTCGTTCGTTCCTAAACGAAAGGAGAACTGCTTCGGTCCCACTGGATGACAAAGAGTGGGATTGCGTGGAGAAAATGCCTTTGGCTGGAAAGAACATAACTGAGTGGCTGAGCGAACTAGATATATTAGCTAGAGAAGTTGAAGCAGAGCTAGTTTCAAGAGAAATAGGCTGCCATTTGGTTGAAGTTTTGGATGCTGTAAATCTAGTTCTATTTGAGTTAAGAAGCTTCAAACGGTCACCTGTTGTTGTAGATTCGAAGTATTCATACTTGCACACTGTACTCAGCACTGGATGTGGCAGCG CAATTTTGCTTAGCATAATTTACATTGAAGTTTGTAGACGACTCAGTCTGACCATTGTAGGATCTCGAGTTGGGGAAGATTTTTTGATATGGCCCCAAACAGAGAACCTAGAG GAGCTCTTTAAGGTGACTTCAGGGCACAGCTTATTTGCAATTGTCAATGGAAGGTGTGTGGAGGACCCTAGATCAAAGGCATCGGATTTGACTAGTAACTCACTTTTAGGTCTTGAGATAGCTACGAAGCGAGACATCATTGGGATATCTCTAGCCAACTTGATT AGGCTTCATTGGAAACGTGCTTCAAGATCAAATCATGGATTGATGTTGACTTCTCCTCTTAGGCATGTTCATAATGCTGATGATAAACATAAAACGATCCATAATTCAAATGTTCCTTTGCTTCGGCCTCAAGATCTTAG GCTAGCCATCATGGCATCAGAAAGATTGCTGATTCTGCAGCCACATAACTGGGCATTGAGAAGAGATCTCGGGATGATGCTGTACTATAACAG GGAATATGGGAAGGCAGTACAGGAGCTGAGCATATGTATGGCGTTTGCTCCGGTAGAAGAGGCAGAAGTTTTGGAACCATTTGTTGAGAAATTGCACTTGTTGAGGCTTGAATCCTCTTGGAAATCTATGGGACATGCTGGTCATCTTACTCGTCCTTGA